One Candidatus Binataceae bacterium genomic region harbors:
- a CDS encoding DNA alkylation repair protein codes for ISRQSTRNLRACTDRYFDFGRLQMHAHHRVLLGDLEKHRRSRVHSQSNDSYLSSGHHYLDVSVPMRRTIAKAWLKKNKDITATEFLAVLESLYRGESHEEKTLASILLSYHSTGRNTVKLSELNAWLDDLVGWAEIDMLCGGVFSAEEILANWRGWERFILALSRDRNINKRRAALVLLTAPVRYSDDQRLADLGFEVIRLLQPEREIIITKAVSWLLRSMVRHHKGVVAAYLKKNLSSLPAVAVRETRRKIATGRK; via the coding sequence GATATCAAGACAATCCACCCGCAACCTTCGCGCCTGCACCGACAGATATTTCGACTTCGGAAGATTACAGATGCACGCACATCACCGCGTCTTGCTGGGTGACCTCGAAAAGCATCGGCGTAGCCGAGTGCACTCGCAGTCGAACGACAGCTATCTGAGCAGTGGGCATCACTACCTCGATGTTTCCGTTCCCATGCGGAGGACAATCGCGAAAGCGTGGCTCAAGAAAAACAAGGACATCACGGCCACCGAATTTTTAGCCGTGCTCGAGAGTCTCTATCGTGGAGAGTCCCACGAGGAGAAGACCCTGGCGAGTATCCTGCTCTCATATCATTCTACTGGCCGTAACACAGTTAAACTGAGCGAGCTCAACGCTTGGCTCGACGACCTCGTTGGATGGGCCGAGATCGATATGCTCTGCGGTGGGGTGTTCAGCGCCGAAGAGATCCTCGCGAATTGGCGCGGGTGGGAGCGATTCATCCTCGCACTCTCGCGCGACCGAAATATCAACAAACGCCGCGCGGCGCTGGTCTTGCTGACCGCTCCGGTTCGCTATTCCGACGACCAGCGACTTGCCGACCTGGGCTTCGAGGTCATCCGTTTGCTGCAGCCTGAACGCGAGATCATCATCACCAAGGCGGTCTCATGGCTTCTGCGCAGCATGGTGCGGCATCACAAGGGGGTTGTCGCCGCCTATCTGAAAAAGAATCTGTCCTCGCTCCCCGCCGTCGCCGTGCGTGAGACCAGAAGAAAGATCGCGACGGGACGGAAGTAG
- a CDS encoding TIGR03619 family F420-dependent LLM class oxidoreductase, whose translation MRFTLMLSRGEYRDFVAIAQAAEASGWTSITIPDSLFFPQSTVSRYPYADTDNIRQYISATPFIEPFIAMSWMAAVTKTLRFYPAVMKVPVRQPLVLAKALSSLAVISGNRVSLGAGLSPWREDFSYNGLDFEKRGRLMDESIAIIRAAMSGRYFEFHSQNYDIGPIKLNPVPDRPVPILYGGHSKAALARAARLCDGWISANADTDALKAMIAELNDLRERYGTLSRPDYEIHVMDVTASTADDYRRLADLGATDMVAGFASEGQEMIDNVRRFGEKIIAKLGSPRAS comes from the coding sequence ATGCGTTTCACCCTAATGCTCTCCCGAGGCGAGTATCGGGATTTTGTTGCGATCGCCCAGGCGGCCGAGGCCTCCGGGTGGACGTCGATCACGATCCCGGACAGTCTTTTCTTTCCGCAAAGTACGGTATCGCGTTATCCATATGCCGATACCGACAACATCCGCCAGTACATTTCGGCAACTCCTTTCATCGAACCTTTCATTGCAATGTCCTGGATGGCTGCGGTTACCAAGACCTTGCGATTCTATCCTGCGGTCATGAAAGTCCCGGTAAGGCAGCCTCTGGTACTCGCCAAGGCGCTGAGTTCACTAGCGGTCATCTCGGGTAACCGCGTCAGCCTGGGCGCCGGCCTTAGTCCATGGCGCGAAGACTTCAGCTACAACGGTCTCGATTTCGAAAAACGCGGCAGGCTCATGGACGAAAGCATAGCGATCATTCGCGCCGCGATGAGCGGACGGTACTTCGAATTTCACAGTCAAAACTATGACATCGGGCCGATTAAACTGAATCCGGTCCCCGATCGTCCGGTACCGATACTGTACGGCGGCCACAGCAAGGCCGCGTTGGCCCGAGCCGCCCGTCTGTGCGACGGATGGATCTCGGCGAATGCCGATACCGACGCCCTGAAAGCCATGATTGCTGAGCTCAATGACCTGCGCGAACGATACGGAACCCTCAGTCGGCCCGATTACGAAATTCACGTCATGGACGTAACCGCAAGCACCGCCGATGACTACCGGCGCCTTGCGGACCTCGGTGCTACCGACATGGTGGCGGGTTTTGCCAGCGAGGGTCAGGAGATGATTGATAACGTCCGTCGCTTCGGTGAGAAAATCATCGCAAAGCTCGGATCCCCGCGCGCCTCGTAG
- a CDS encoding alpha/beta hydrolase, whose amino-acid sequence MLGHSYGGYVAMAYASRYHDHPGKLILYGAEARQNAAESLETFRRLGGARAYRAAKSFFDGPNLKTGLAFTKHCLPLYTRKPEDPNKQMRMLANGEMTMHLLRSELRTIDLTLRMGSIRRPTLILSDEDDPACPVEAAMEMASLLRPRLVRFERISNAGHSVLNDQPELALRILRDFIAS is encoded by the coding sequence GTGCTTGGACATTCCTATGGTGGCTATGTCGCGATGGCGTATGCATCGCGGTATCACGATCACCCAGGCAAGCTCATTCTCTATGGTGCCGAAGCACGGCAGAATGCGGCCGAGTCTCTGGAGACGTTCCGCAGACTGGGAGGGGCGCGCGCGTATCGGGCAGCAAAGAGCTTTTTCGATGGTCCGAACCTGAAAACCGGCCTGGCGTTCACGAAACACTGCCTCCCGCTTTACACACGCAAGCCGGAAGATCCGAACAAGCAAATGCGTATGCTAGCCAACGGCGAGATGACCATGCACCTTCTGCGGAGCGAGTTGCGGACGATCGATTTGACGCTACGCATGGGTTCGATTCGCCGTCCGACACTGATCCTGAGCGACGAAGATGACCCTGCGTGCCCCGTCGAAGCGGCCATGGAAATGGCATCGCTGCTTCGCCCGCGACTGGTGCGCTTCGAGCGCATCTCCAATGCGGGTCACTCGGTGTTGAATGATCAACCCGAGCTAGCCCTGCGAATTCTTCGCGACTTTATCGCTTCGTGA
- a CDS encoding ribose-phosphate pyrophosphokinase — translation MTDDLVIFGGSGSPKLTLKICEYLQTRPGTGEVLRFSDGNLFVRVRENVRGRHVYLVQSTVFPTNDNFMELLFWTDALKRASAESVTVVMPYFSYAKGDKKDEPRVSIRARVCADAIEVAGADRVVTLDLHAPQIQGFFHIPVDDLYALPVLCEELAHKQLPNLIVVSPDTGFVKQARKYASFLGTSIAVADKQRKAHDERAEILEIIGEVRGKNALIVDDFTISTGTLVNAAHKLIERGALAVYAAVSHGVFSEGSMERLEQSPIRNLLVTDSIETQPVVLSSKVQVVSVAPLFGEAIRRIHKRESISVLFPS, via the coding sequence ATGACCGACGACCTTGTCATCTTCGGTGGAAGTGGCAGTCCCAAGCTGACACTCAAGATCTGCGAATACCTGCAGACCCGCCCGGGAACAGGTGAGGTATTGCGTTTCTCGGACGGGAATTTGTTCGTGCGCGTGAGAGAGAACGTCCGGGGACGGCACGTTTACCTGGTACAGTCCACGGTCTTTCCGACCAACGACAACTTCATGGAGCTCCTTTTCTGGACCGACGCATTGAAGCGTGCCAGCGCCGAGTCCGTGACCGTCGTCATGCCCTATTTCAGCTACGCGAAAGGCGATAAGAAGGATGAGCCCAGAGTATCGATTCGGGCCCGGGTATGCGCTGACGCGATCGAGGTTGCCGGCGCCGACCGTGTGGTGACGCTGGACTTGCACGCTCCCCAGATCCAGGGCTTCTTTCACATTCCGGTAGATGACCTATATGCGCTGCCGGTACTCTGCGAAGAACTTGCCCACAAGCAACTGCCAAATCTTATCGTCGTGTCTCCCGACACCGGCTTCGTGAAGCAAGCGCGCAAGTATGCTTCGTTTCTGGGCACTTCAATCGCGGTCGCGGACAAACAGCGTAAGGCTCATGACGAACGCGCCGAGATCCTCGAGATCATCGGCGAGGTGCGGGGAAAAAACGCATTGATCGTTGACGACTTCACGATCTCTACCGGCACCCTGGTCAACGCCGCGCACAAGCTCATCGAGCGCGGCGCGCTTGCCGTCTACGCCGCGGTCTCGCATGGGGTATTCAGCGAAGGATCGATGGAACGGCTTGAGCAGAGTCCGATTCGAAATCTTCTGGTAACCGACTCAATCGAAACCCAGCCAGTTGTGCTTTCTTCGAAGGTTCAGGTGGTCTCCGTGGCACCGCTCTTCGGAGAGGCCATTCGACGGATCCATAAGCGCGAAAGCATCAGCGTGCTCTTCCCATCATAA
- a CDS encoding aromatic ring-hydroxylating dioxygenase subunit alpha → MDRPAETYVMDDQAAGLFRVNRRVFTDPECLEQERRRIFEKCWIYVGHESEVPHAGDYRSRNVAGRPMVLVRGDDNVIRVLLNTCTHRGALVCRQKSGNAKTFQCPYHAWTYNARGELVGIPGEDAYSDAFSREERGLRSPAGVDSYRGFVFACFDPAAQSLYDYLARAREYLDLVADQSELGMKVVAGQQSYSARANWKLLVENSYDGYHGLPTHQRYFTFLSDIGIDVRSRDMASPPHQKPIDLGNGHAVLEYQSAWGRPIAHWVPPFGEHRKAHFEELRAKFDRRFGKERAWRICETSRNLGIFPNLVINDIMAVTIRTFYPVSPGYMEVNAWALAPVEESAEDSALRLDNFLTFLGPGGFATPDDVEMLESCQRGFLNREVEWSDISRGMKREHPSITDELQMRAFWRRWNQLMTEPQIQRARRAA, encoded by the coding sequence ATGGATAGACCAGCCGAAACTTACGTCATGGACGACCAGGCAGCGGGCCTGTTCCGAGTCAACCGGCGGGTGTTTACCGATCCGGAGTGTCTGGAGCAGGAACGGCGGCGCATCTTTGAGAAGTGCTGGATCTACGTAGGTCACGAATCCGAAGTGCCCCATGCCGGCGACTATCGCTCGCGCAATGTTGCGGGGCGGCCGATGGTCTTGGTGCGCGGCGACGACAATGTTATTCGCGTCCTGCTTAACACCTGCACCCATCGCGGCGCGCTGGTCTGCCGCCAGAAGTCCGGCAACGCCAAGACCTTTCAGTGCCCCTATCACGCGTGGACCTACAACGCGCGCGGAGAATTGGTAGGTATACCAGGCGAGGACGCCTACAGCGACGCGTTCTCGCGCGAGGAGCGCGGGCTTAGATCTCCCGCCGGTGTCGACAGCTACCGCGGTTTCGTCTTCGCGTGTTTCGATCCGGCGGCACAAAGCCTCTACGACTACCTGGCCCGGGCGCGCGAATACCTCGATCTGGTCGCCGACCAGTCCGAACTCGGGATGAAAGTGGTCGCCGGGCAGCAGTCATACAGCGCCCGGGCGAACTGGAAGCTGCTGGTCGAGAACAGCTACGACGGCTACCACGGGCTGCCTACTCATCAGCGCTACTTCACTTTTCTGAGCGACATCGGAATCGATGTGCGATCGCGTGACATGGCCTCCCCGCCGCATCAGAAACCGATCGATCTTGGCAACGGACACGCGGTGCTGGAGTACCAGAGCGCGTGGGGTCGCCCCATCGCGCATTGGGTGCCGCCTTTCGGTGAGCACCGTAAGGCTCACTTTGAGGAATTGCGCGCGAAGTTCGACAGACGGTTCGGCAAGGAGCGCGCGTGGCGAATCTGTGAGACCAGTCGCAACCTCGGAATCTTCCCGAACCTGGTCATCAACGACATCATGGCGGTCACGATTCGCACCTTCTATCCGGTTTCTCCCGGATACATGGAGGTGAATGCCTGGGCGCTCGCGCCGGTCGAAGAGAGCGCAGAGGACTCCGCACTGCGCCTGGACAATTTCCTTACTTTCCTCGGGCCGGGCGGCTTTGCGACTCCCGACGATGTCGAAATGCTCGAATCATGTCAGCGCGGCTTTCTAAACCGCGAAGTCGAATGGTCGGACATTTCGCGCGGAATGAAGCGCGAGCACCCATCCATAACCGACGAACTGCAGATGCGCGCGTTCTGGCGGCGCTGGAACCAGCTGATGACCGAGCCGCAGATTCAGCGCGCGAGACGTGCCGCGTGA
- a CDS encoding molybdopterin-dependent oxidoreductase yields the protein MNAYSRREFVRFAGSAIIFAALPAAKGTAAASSTKFGGPTPNSQFYVTSFARTPLVDPSAWTLQIKGLVANPLKISYRQLQELPQVNQTLTLECIGNPPGGTVIGNAAWRGVKLRPLLDRVGIKRTAVWVAMRGADGYHTGLPVDDLLREENFLPWIMNGMALPPEHGFPVRIFIPGKYGMKQPKWITELEFLDHETPGYWEARGWTNSGWRKTNSGFFSPRAEGGLIFDGAAKVVAPVEIWGWALAGPSGIRRVQVSSDAGRNWRDAQLVANQSPYVWTVWRHRFTPAAPGKYVISVRATDGRGVAQPATDPQTGSGMSGQPQLPLEVTSIV from the coding sequence ATGAACGCCTATTCGCGGCGCGAGTTCGTACGTTTCGCTGGTTCCGCCATCATCTTCGCCGCTTTGCCCGCCGCCAAAGGCACGGCGGCGGCGTCATCCACGAAGTTCGGCGGTCCCACGCCCAACTCGCAATTCTATGTGACCTCCTTCGCACGCACTCCGCTCGTAGATCCATCCGCTTGGACCCTTCAGATCAAGGGGCTGGTTGCGAATCCGCTGAAGATTTCCTATCGGCAACTCCAGGAGCTTCCTCAGGTCAACCAGACCTTGACGCTGGAGTGTATTGGCAATCCACCCGGCGGAACCGTGATTGGCAACGCGGCATGGCGTGGGGTCAAGCTTAGGCCGCTTCTCGATCGTGTCGGAATCAAGCGCACAGCCGTGTGGGTCGCCATGCGCGGGGCGGACGGGTACCACACCGGACTTCCGGTCGACGATTTGCTGCGCGAGGAGAATTTCCTTCCGTGGATAATGAATGGAATGGCGCTGCCGCCGGAACATGGATTTCCGGTGAGAATTTTCATCCCGGGAAAATACGGAATGAAGCAACCGAAGTGGATCACCGAACTCGAATTTCTCGATCATGAGACCCCCGGATACTGGGAAGCCCGCGGCTGGACTAATAGCGGGTGGCGCAAAACCAATTCCGGTTTCTTCTCACCACGCGCGGAGGGGGGACTTATATTCGACGGGGCCGCAAAGGTGGTCGCACCGGTGGAAATCTGGGGGTGGGCGCTCGCGGGTCCTTCGGGAATCAGGCGGGTCCAGGTTTCGAGTGATGCCGGTAGAAATTGGCGCGATGCACAACTCGTTGCAAATCAGTCACCGTACGTGTGGACGGTTTGGAGACATCGCTTCACTCCCGCTGCACCCGGAAAATATGTAATCAGCGTGCGCGCCACCGACGGTAGAGGCGTCGCGCAGCCGGCAACTGACCCTCAGACCGGCAGCGGTATGAGTGGTCAGCCGCAGTTGCCCCTCGAAGTCACGTCGATCGTTTAA
- a CDS encoding glycine zipper domain-containing protein → MKPFLICGAATLLLLGMLAGSSRAQSLTTTDEGIIGGAVLGAGTGAIVGAGVHHAGKGALIGAGLGAVTGGVVGHELQNQQNAQGRLQSEVSAQQRQIDRQRAEIEQLKQDQPVSSDSRPANEHLQETE, encoded by the coding sequence ATGAAACCTTTCTTAATATGCGGAGCGGCAACACTCCTTCTGCTCGGTATGCTCGCCGGCAGCAGCAGGGCACAGAGCCTGACCACGACCGATGAAGGCATTATCGGCGGCGCGGTGCTGGGGGCGGGCACCGGCGCTATCGTCGGCGCAGGAGTTCATCACGCGGGAAAGGGCGCATTGATTGGCGCGGGCCTAGGGGCAGTAACCGGCGGTGTGGTAGGGCATGAATTGCAAAACCAGCAGAACGCGCAAGGGCGACTGCAGAGTGAGGTCTCAGCGCAGCAGCGCCAAATCGATCGTCAACGAGCCGAGATCGAGCAGCTGAAGCAGGACCAGCCAGTATCGTCGGATAGCCGGCCAGCCAACGAGCACCTGCAAGAGACCGAATGA
- a CDS encoding acyl-CoA dehydrogenase family protein, which produces MNFDFTTEENRFRDTLRAWLDHNAPALLGDGPQYADPEKRWERAMRWHKALFEAGWVGIYWPQEYGGRGATLVEQYIHEEEMDRINAPGTINPVGLNIAGPTIMQWGTEEMKHRYLPPILSGDEIWCQGYSEPGAGSDVASLTTRAEDRGDYFVVNGQKVWTTLAHRAHFCLLLCRTDPSAPKHKGLSYMLVDMKTPGITVRPLVQMTGNRDFNEIFFEDVAVPKVNLLGPQNDGWRVGVTTLMFERITVGALLQIEREAERLRELLTRLDASGRRPADDPSVRQRFAQIQTECQAARYSSLRSLTRRFKGQPPGPEGSIAKLLRTETMLRMVSFAEEVLGPYAQLVEGSPFAVEHGRWIHSLFYARAQTIAGGTSEIQRNVIGERVLGLPKG; this is translated from the coding sequence ATGAATTTTGATTTCACAACGGAAGAGAATCGGTTTCGCGACACCTTGCGGGCGTGGCTCGACCACAATGCCCCGGCGCTGCTGGGCGATGGCCCACAATATGCCGACCCGGAAAAACGATGGGAACGCGCGATGCGCTGGCACAAGGCGCTTTTCGAGGCCGGATGGGTCGGCATTTATTGGCCGCAGGAATATGGCGGTCGCGGCGCCACGCTGGTGGAGCAGTACATCCACGAGGAGGAGATGGATCGGATTAACGCGCCGGGAACGATCAATCCGGTCGGTTTGAATATCGCCGGTCCCACGATCATGCAGTGGGGTACCGAAGAGATGAAGCATCGCTACCTGCCGCCGATCCTGTCGGGCGATGAAATCTGGTGCCAAGGATATTCCGAACCAGGGGCCGGTTCCGATGTCGCATCACTGACCACGCGGGCGGAAGATCGCGGCGATTATTTTGTCGTCAATGGACAGAAAGTCTGGACCACGCTCGCGCATCGCGCACATTTCTGTCTGCTTTTGTGCCGCACCGATCCGTCGGCGCCGAAACACAAAGGGCTCTCTTACATGCTGGTCGATATGAAGACTCCGGGCATCACGGTGCGCCCGCTTGTTCAGATGACCGGCAACCGTGACTTCAACGAGATATTTTTCGAAGACGTCGCGGTTCCCAAGGTCAACCTGCTTGGTCCGCAGAACGACGGATGGCGGGTCGGGGTGACCACCCTTATGTTCGAGCGAATTACGGTTGGTGCACTGCTTCAGATCGAACGTGAAGCGGAGCGCCTGAGAGAACTGCTCACTCGCCTGGATGCGTCCGGTCGGCGTCCGGCAGACGATCCATCGGTAAGGCAGCGATTTGCGCAGATCCAGACAGAGTGCCAGGCCGCGCGCTATAGTTCGCTGCGGAGTCTCACTCGCAGATTCAAGGGGCAGCCGCCTGGGCCGGAAGGATCGATCGCCAAACTGTTGAGGACCGAAACGATGCTACGGATGGTGAGTTTCGCCGAGGAGGTCCTGGGACCATACGCGCAACTGGTTGAAGGCTCCCCCTTTGCGGTCGAGCATGGGCGCTGGATACACTCGCTTTTCTACGCGCGCGCCCAGACGATCGCGGGTGGTACTTCCGAGATTCAGCGAAATGTGATCGGAGAGCGGGTGCTGGGTCTGCCAAAAGGCTGA
- a CDS encoding amidohydrolase family protein: protein MNAIDMHNHLVAPEVIDFLAREGRHYATRIVERDGRRFFLIQEKATRPLEGPISVAAARIADMEREGIALQAISCVPFLMYPDVANDLGLAIAQVNNDALAALARSDSRHFAPLASVPLQNPVAAAKELERAAKLGLRGVEIPPKIGERQLDEPDFEVFWAAAEALEMAVCVHPFEAAPAGALGRYFLGNLVGNLYDTGLAAALLIYGGVLERHPQLKVVLYHAGGALPALLGRLDMGYRLVPECKQAIPRPPSTYLPQFHFDIIAHSRPMLGHLVGNYGADRFVVGSDYPLPAGLAHPVEEVKALKLDAESEAKILSGNARGVLRLS, encoded by the coding sequence ATGAACGCAATCGATATGCACAACCACCTCGTGGCGCCCGAGGTGATCGACTTCCTTGCGCGGGAAGGGAGGCACTACGCGACCAGGATTGTCGAACGCGACGGTCGCAGGTTCTTTCTCATCCAGGAGAAGGCCACGCGCCCCCTGGAGGGGCCGATCTCGGTTGCCGCGGCGCGCATAGCCGACATGGAGCGAGAAGGTATCGCGCTGCAAGCAATCTCGTGTGTCCCGTTTCTGATGTACCCAGACGTTGCGAATGACCTCGGTCTCGCTATCGCGCAGGTGAACAATGACGCACTGGCGGCGCTCGCGCGGAGCGACTCGCGGCATTTCGCGCCACTTGCATCAGTTCCTCTCCAGAACCCGGTCGCCGCGGCCAAGGAACTCGAACGTGCCGCCAAGTTGGGACTGCGCGGCGTGGAAATCCCTCCCAAGATCGGCGAGCGACAGCTCGACGAACCCGATTTCGAGGTTTTCTGGGCTGCGGCCGAAGCGTTGGAGATGGCGGTCTGCGTTCATCCTTTTGAAGCTGCACCGGCTGGGGCATTGGGCCGGTACTTTCTCGGCAATCTGGTTGGCAATCTCTACGACACCGGCCTGGCGGCTGCGCTCCTGATCTACGGCGGGGTGCTCGAACGCCATCCGCAGCTGAAGGTCGTGCTGTATCACGCCGGTGGTGCGCTGCCCGCGCTGCTGGGTCGGCTGGACATGGGCTATCGCCTGGTGCCGGAGTGCAAACAGGCAATTCCACGGCCGCCGTCGACTTACCTACCGCAGTTTCATTTCGACATCATCGCGCACAGCCGCCCGATGCTGGGTCATTTGGTCGGTAATTACGGCGCGGATCGATTCGTAGTCGGCAGCGACTACCCGCTGCCGGCCGGGCTCGCCCACCCGGTGGAGGAGGTGAAAGCGCTTAAGCTGGATGCCGAGAGTGAGGCGAAGATTCTGTCCGGCAATGCCAGAGGAGTCCTGCGATTGAGCTAA
- a CDS encoding aromatic-ring-hydroxylating dioxygenase subunit beta: protein MSAGELPSRQEVEDLLYKEAALLDEWRLEEWLELLSDDAVYEIPPTDVPEGDARNTLFIIADDAVRIRSRVKQLLGKSAWAENPPSRTRRMISNVRVLGADGDRILATANFAVHRMRYESVDTYIGRYDYKLVRVGNELKIKERRAVLDNEALRPHGKISFIL, encoded by the coding sequence GTGAGCGCCGGGGAACTTCCAAGCAGACAGGAGGTCGAGGATCTTCTGTATAAGGAAGCGGCGCTGCTCGATGAGTGGCGGCTTGAGGAATGGCTCGAACTGCTTAGCGACGACGCAGTATACGAGATTCCTCCCACCGATGTACCCGAAGGCGATGCCCGCAACACCTTGTTCATCATCGCGGACGACGCCGTTAGGATCCGCTCACGCGTAAAACAACTGCTGGGTAAGTCGGCGTGGGCGGAAAATCCGCCATCGCGCACTCGCCGGATGATCAGCAACGTGCGCGTTCTCGGTGCCGACGGCGACCGCATCCTCGCGACCGCCAATTTCGCCGTGCACCGGATGCGCTACGAATCGGTAGATACCTACATCGGCCGGTACGACTACAAGCTCGTTCGTGTCGGCAACGAACTAAAAATAAAAGAGCGAAGAGCAGTCCTCGACAACGAAGCACTCCGTCCGCACGGCAAGATCAGTTTCATTTTGTAA
- a CDS encoding SDR family oxidoreductase → MKLVGKVALVTGTSPNIGGGIAEGLAAEGAALVCVDSRGENARDCAQAIAGNGGRSLACTCDVTDESQVSAAVVQAKEAFGGVDVLVNSAAFFNRKGVLDMPFDEWQKQLAVILGGAFLFTKHVAKLMIEQGRGGGIINIISTAGHQGEPRNIAYCTGKSGLLNFTRSAAMELVSHRIRVNSLTPTATDPSESLARAARWGRKTPSDVTRVTQAFEPFRSRVAMQKLPGPSDYARAAVFLASEDAGMITGMDLRVDGGAIAQYWAWDPSRKEV, encoded by the coding sequence ATGAAGCTTGTGGGTAAAGTCGCGCTGGTAACCGGTACCAGCCCGAATATCGGCGGGGGAATTGCGGAGGGATTGGCCGCAGAGGGGGCCGCGCTGGTGTGCGTCGATTCCCGCGGGGAGAATGCACGGGATTGCGCGCAGGCGATCGCGGGCAACGGTGGGCGTTCACTGGCCTGCACTTGCGACGTGACTGACGAGTCGCAGGTCAGCGCCGCAGTCGTACAAGCCAAAGAGGCCTTCGGCGGGGTCGATGTGCTCGTGAACAGCGCGGCGTTCTTCAATCGCAAGGGCGTGCTCGATATGCCGTTCGACGAGTGGCAGAAGCAGCTTGCAGTTATCCTCGGCGGCGCGTTCCTCTTCACCAAGCACGTCGCCAAGCTGATGATCGAGCAGGGGCGCGGGGGCGGCATCATCAACATCATTTCCACCGCGGGGCATCAGGGCGAGCCACGCAACATCGCCTACTGCACCGGCAAGAGCGGGCTCTTGAACTTCACCCGCTCCGCCGCCATGGAACTGGTTTCCCACCGCATCCGCGTGAACAGTCTGACTCCGACCGCTACCGATCCCTCAGAGTCGCTGGCGCGCGCGGCGCGATGGGGCCGCAAAACGCCGTCCGATGTGACACGCGTGACCCAAGCGTTCGAGCCGTTTCGCTCGCGGGTCGCGATGCAGAAATTGCCGGGCCCGAGCGATTACGCGCGGGCTGCGGTTTTCCTCGCTTCGGAAGACGCCGGGATGATTACCGGGATGGACTTGCGCGTCGATGGCGGCGCGATCGCGCAATACTGGGCATGGGACCCGTCGCGCAAAGAAGTGTGA
- a CDS encoding HIT family protein — MPPRRESSCLFCSMVNGTETYSLVHETESVLALMDIQPVNPGHVLVVSKTHATYLADLAPDLGGEIFRVGMLVAAGLRQSGVRCEGVNLFLADGAAAGQEVFHVHLHVFPRFEHDGFGLRFGPDNRKRPGRAELDRIAARLRNSITQ, encoded by the coding sequence ATGCCGCCCCGCCGAGAATCAAGTTGTCTTTTTTGCTCTATGGTGAACGGAACCGAGACTTACAGTCTCGTTCACGAAACCGAGTCGGTGCTTGCACTGATGGATATTCAACCGGTGAACCCCGGGCACGTGCTAGTGGTGTCGAAGACTCACGCCACTTACCTTGCCGACCTTGCTCCGGACCTCGGTGGTGAGATCTTTCGGGTGGGCATGCTGGTGGCGGCGGGGCTGCGCCAAAGCGGGGTTCGATGCGAGGGGGTTAATCTTTTTCTGGCGGATGGAGCCGCGGCAGGTCAGGAGGTCTTTCACGTGCACCTCCACGTCTTTCCGCGATTTGAACACGACGGCTTTGGCTTGCGTTTCGGGCCAGACAATCGGAAGCGGCCAGGCCGCGCGGAACTGGACCGAATTGCGGCGCGACTCCGGAACTCAATTACGCAATGA